The Ahaetulla prasina isolate Xishuangbanna chromosome 4, ASM2864084v1, whole genome shotgun sequence genome has a window encoding:
- the LOC131198235 gene encoding CKLF-like MARVEL transmembrane domain-containing protein 6 — protein MENGGPFYEQPGAVTRPRKCLCMEHCTLKNLSNWRLSLKFAQVMLSFLAFFAEEAVKRSDFCPGLYIFEFASCVALILSIFILVLYCTTLYQKAGENRDLFVAVVVGLLLFLASIIFIITAEKQLIENTAIIFGFCASTLFLVDAAQIIMKRITEENLLEANPTVRLRRCIPRDRERRNIEMLNNHRV, from the exons ATGGAGAACGGAGGGCCGTTTTACGAACAACCCGGCGCAGTGACCAGACCGAGGAAGTGTCTTTGCATGGAGCACTGCACCCTCAAGAACTTGAGCAACTGGCGACTATCCCTCAAGTTTGCGCAAGTG ATGCTATCCTTCCTAGCCTTTTTTGCTGAAGAAGCTGTGAAGAGATCAGACTTCTGTCCTGGACTTTACATCTTTGAGTTTGCGAGCTGCGTTGCCCTTATTTTAAGCATCTTCATCCTGGTTTTATACTGCACTACTCTTTATCAAAAGGCTGGAGAAAACAGA gATTTATTTGTTGCTGTAGTAGTAGGATTGCTGCTCTTCCTGGCttcaattatatttattataaccgCTGAGAAGCAACTGATTGAAAATACTGCAATT ATATTTGGTTTCTGCGCAAGTACCTTATTTCTTGTGGATGCTGCTCAAATAATCATGAAACGTATCACTGAAGAGAACCTGCTAGAGGCCAACCCAACAGTTCGCCTCAGACGTTGTATTCCTCGGGATCGTGAACGGCGTAACATTGAGATGTTAAATAATCACCGCGTCTAA